The sequence AGGGTGATCAGATTGTGGCCGTTGTGCAGGCGACTCGGGTCGGTCACTGTATAGGTTGTGCCGCTCGTGTTCTTGAACTTGCCCTCCACCGTCTTGTCAGATTTCACGCGAACGGAGGCCTTGGCCTCTGACCCATCAGCCAGTGCAAAAACGGTCCCGTCACACGGGCTATGGTCGACATTGACCACTACTCCGACGGTGAAATCGTCCAAAGAGGCCCGAGTGGCAACGTCGTCTGTCCCCTGGAACTCGGCGAACACAGTGCGGTCCAACCACGATGACGAGACGAACTCCCTCCCAGGCAGCCCACGGGTGGAATCACCAGAATAGTGGGATACTCCTTTGAAGTACGCCCAATACTGGTCCTTCGCCGCCTCCAGTGGAAATGGAAATGTCACCTTGTGCTGCGGGATTATGCTTCTCAGTTTAATCACGGTGTCGTAGTTGATGCCGTTAAAGAAACTGTCGAAATACGTCGCGTTCCCTGAGATAGTGCTGGAAACATTGTCGAAAGAAATATCCAGGTAGTTGCTTGCGTCGCCTCCGCCGTACTCCGCGACGAAGTGGTAAGTGGTTGCTCCAAGAGAGACCTGGGAAGCCCAGAAAAAGTCGTAATACACCCAGTCGGTGGACATGTTCGCCACGGTAACGTTATTGTCCGCGGTCGTCAGGATAGACCCGTTGCTCTGATAGACTTCCCCGTACAGAGTGCCCGTAGGAGAGCCGACTTTCCGCATCCGGACTCGGATCTGATGGATGTACCCGCCGCCGGAAACCAGGTAGCTCTGGCCAAACCGTGTGCGGTAACCCGAATACAGCTTGCTCTGGGTGTTCCCGATGCCGTTGTACTGAAT comes from SAR202 cluster bacterium and encodes:
- a CDS encoding LamG domain-containing protein; translated protein: MTMEYNKIHALAGARKKVIQKFGSNNLLHLWPMSDNGMLVRDLMRRKTLAASQDVSLQSPGMLDFGINVRMAGYVSDLSKDYGNHDDAGVDATRVDSDYYLAVTVPSGKWESLKFRNLSTSAVTDGVIIAPAGLDPSSVVANAVFKLTTTKESGTTPLSIQYNGIGNTQSKLYSGYRTRFGQSYLVSGGGYIHQIRVRMRKVGSPTGTLYGEVYQSNGSILTTADNNVTVANMSTDWVYYDFFWASQVSLGATTYHFVAEYGGGDASNYLDISFDNVSSTISGNATYFDSFFNGINYDTVIKLRSIIPQHKVTFPFPLEAAKDQYWAYFKGVSHYSGDSTRGLPGREFVSSSWLDRTVFAEFQGTDDVATRASLDDFTVGVVVNVDHSPCDGTVFALADGSEAKASVRVKSDKTVEGKFKNTSGTTYTVTDPSRLHNGHNLITLSYDRNVGVKLGVNGTIVATTTPSDHALFNTNLAIGIGTLMKTDRTNTDNLKNATIDDLWLAKSVLIDDDIWQLYESYITAAPLMQIEDVSP